In Candidatus Scalindua japonica, a single genomic region encodes these proteins:
- a CDS encoding sugar phosphate isomerase/epimerase family protein: MIKQRTGIVLESFRLRIKDGINVASTLGFKGIQIDATQREIAPENISQTGRRELKRILDMNRLCICALRGELGAGFTNHNEFDYIIQRTKEIINLALDLQTAIITVQIGSIPTDQGTTHWHALNTALSEIGQHAENYGCRLAVKASYVNYSTLKDFLKSLHTDGVKVIYDPASLMTNNLDPIKGVYELHEYIVHTNLWDTRQTEEGRQIEVPIGDGIIPVEEFASSLDSTGYYGFYVINSKTMQNPVESIKKSKEFLDRF; the protein is encoded by the coding sequence ATGATAAAACAAAGAACCGGTATTGTGTTGGAATCTTTTCGTTTAAGGATTAAGGATGGTATCAACGTTGCTTCTACCCTTGGTTTTAAAGGCATTCAAATCGATGCTACACAGAGAGAGATAGCGCCTGAGAACATATCTCAGACAGGCAGGCGTGAGTTGAAACGTATTTTAGATATGAACAGATTATGTATCTGCGCTCTGAGAGGAGAACTCGGTGCTGGCTTTACCAATCACAATGAATTTGATTATATTATCCAGAGGACAAAAGAGATTATTAATCTTGCACTGGATTTACAAACCGCTATTATAACCGTACAGATAGGCAGCATACCAACAGATCAAGGCACTACACACTGGCATGCCCTAAATACCGCCCTCAGTGAGATTGGACAGCATGCTGAAAATTACGGATGCAGACTTGCTGTCAAAGCTTCATATGTTAATTATTCAACACTGAAAGACTTTCTGAAGTCCCTGCACACTGATGGGGTAAAAGTAATATATGATCCGGCCTCTTTAATGACAAACAATCTGGACCCGATAAAGGGTGTATATGAATTACACGAATATATAGTCCATACAAATCTATGGGACACCAGACAAACGGAAGAAGGTCGACAGATCGAGGTGCCCATTGGAGACGGCATTATACCGGTAGAAGAGTTCGCCTCTTCACTTGACTCCACAGGATATTATGGATTCTACGTTATCAATTCCAAAACGATGCAGAATCCCGTTGAATCTATCAAGAAAAGTAAAGAATTTCTGGATAGATTTTAG